One stretch of Pirellulales bacterium DNA includes these proteins:
- a CDS encoding type II toxin-antitoxin system HicB family antitoxin yields MTLTAVLLPAAEGGYVAHNPETGTTTQGESVAEALANLREATELYLEEFPLE; encoded by the coding sequence ATGACTCTCACCGCAGTCTTACTTCCCGCCGCCGAAGGGGGTTATGTCGCCCATAACCCGGAAACCGGCACAACGACCCAAGGGGAATCCGTGGCGGAGGCGTTAGCCAACTTACGTGAAGCAACGGAGTTGTATTTGGAAGAGTTCCCGCTGGAGTAG